The nucleotide sequence TTCTGGGTAATGGAGTTCTGGCCAGGAAGCTGCTGCATCTCTATGGAACAGCTAAGAACATAGACGTGTGGGTCGGGGCCATTTCAGAGCCGGCTCTGCCCGGGGGCCGTGTGGGGCCGCTGCTTGCCTGCCTGATCGCCAAACAGTTCGAAGCGCTCCGAGACGGTGACAGGTAATGTGATATTCCACTTCCTGTAGGGTCTATATTGAGTTGTCAGTTGGGTGTGATATGAAATGTATTTAGGCTCTGGTGGCAGAATGAAGGTGTGTTCAGCTCCGCTCAGAGAGACGCGCTGCGCACCACATCTCTGTCCCGCATCATTTGTGACAACACACACATCCAGTTGGTGCCCTTTGACCCTTTCGCGCACACACTCCACCCAGACGAGCTTCTGCCCTGTGCACACATCGGCCACATGAACCTCTCAGCATGGAGAGAACCTGACACCGGTATTAGCGACCGAAAACTGAAAACAATCAGATGATCCTTTTATTTGGATGTGTGTTATTCATATTCTGCCAATATTTGGGTCTCGTTTTCAGACCCGGTCTGTGGCGCGGTCCCGCGCTTGAGTCTGGGTTTCtctgttctgtgtgaatctgctGTGATTTATCAGTGTCCTGCTGGATACCTGCTTCAGGGAGCCACACAAATCAGCTGTGACCCCAAAACCCAGCTGTGGACCCCACAACCGCCCACCTGCCAAGGTTCAGTTCAGTTAAACATTTAACTTAATGCTACAGTAAATGTTGTATGAAATATTACAtagttaatgtaaaataaaatagtgcattttaattatacagtattacacagttaatataaaaaaaattcataactaATTAAATGTCAAAGTAAATTTGGAAATTGACTGATCCATCTGACaccaaatttattaaaacaatgtttatatactaaatataattatatataatataaaatataagaatgtatatgtaaatgtatgcacacacaaatattttcataataaatgctgtatgtgcttttattaacatattcataataaatatacacatactgtacgtatcatattttaaacaaaaacttttattttggatacgattaattgtttgacagcactattaaatattaaacttgaCTGATCCACCTGGCAcccaatttattaaaacattgaacatttggacatttatttacattattaaactaaatattaaataacaaatattacattaaatataaaaaagtattaaatttactagtaaatgttaataataaaatgttaaacagttgatattaaataaataaaaaaagtgtaagtaTGCTTTTATTGGTTATTTTAAGAATTATTGAATGTTCCACTCATTTCTTTTGGACATTAATGGACAccctttaaattaaattgaattatattaaaatgacatataaacaatttattaaatatcaaattaaatggtaaatattaatgataaaataataattaactattaaattaaataaaaatgtaatataatttagaaATTGACATCCATTTgacacaaaatgttttaaaaaatattttttattttttggtcatttCAGATATTGATGAATGTTCTGCTCATCCGTCCGTCTGTCCTCCACACCTGCAGTGCTTGAACACACCTGGAGGTCACACCTGCACCGGTGAGCAGACTCTGCCGTTTCCTCAATCCATGGCATATCAATCACATAAATCAGCTATTGTTTGTTGCATATGCAGAACCTGCAGCTCCGCCCCTTTCCGCCGCCTCCATTGTTGCGTCAGTGATGTCAGTCCTAGGGGGCGTGGCTTTGATAGTGCTCTTCCTCGGCTGCTACCAAAGGtgtgttaaaaacaaaaatatccaCTTCAAGCTGTTGTTTAGCTGTTTATCTGTTGTTTATCTGTTTAGCTGTTGAGTGCAATGTATAAAACATATACTTTGTTATTTCTCGCAGATTTATCCTTCGGAAAGCCGAGCCGGCGAGCGCAGAATGCTGTAAGAGAAGAAGCTGAAATGGAGTCAAGGTGAAACTGGTTTGGAAAATCATTTGCTCTGTGTTCACATGTTCAATATTCCAGTTTCATAACCACAGTCTGATTTCACAACCTGAAACACTGTTTGAATGAAACCTGTGTGAACATGAATGGAAGCATTTTAAAGATTGCTCCCAGTGTTCTCGCCCTTTGTCTGGGCCCTCCCTCATGTGACGTCACATCAGCTGATGTACAGACACACTTGCTTTAATGCATACTTCTCAGTTTTCTGTTGTTAATAGGTCAGTGagatctttttatattttttttaaagaaattaatacttttcttcAGAAAGTACagcttaaattgatcaaaagtgacagtaaagaaatgtatgatgttacaaaatacttctattttaaataaatgctgttcttttgaactttttgttcatcaaagaatcctgaaacaataATGTTCCCACATAAAATATGAAGCatcacaaccgttttcaacattcataaatgtttcttgagcagtaaatcagtatttttgactgttttctgaagatcatgtgactggagtaaagatgctgaaaatacagctgcgtatcacaggaataaattacattttaaactacattcaaaataatatttaacagtagTACTGTTTTCAACTGCATttgtcatcaaataaatgcaaccttgctgagcagaagagacttctctcaaaaacaacaaaatcctACCGACCTCCaaattttgaacggtagtgtcAATCTTTGTAgcagaatattaatatttgttcataGACATCTAATTAGTTACTTTTGTGCTAACTTCTGTTTTTGCTGATGTAAATTATGTGCCGTGTGTTCGTTCCTACATATGATGAACTTAACCTCAGCCAATAGAATCTAAGATTGTGCTGTGACATCATGCATatatgtattatacatttaaataagctTAGACATTGACATAATGTTTAAAAACTATGATTTTAAGCATCATAAATGCACTACTGGAACGATCCAGAAATGGCAAATGAGTGTTTTTACAGGATTTTCTCATAAAACCATAAATATATACCATGAGTATGTGTTTGTACGTTCATACACAAACTATTTTGAATAAAGCACACGGTTCTTACATGAAGCTATATAGTTATCTTTGGAAAACGCATTCATTATCCACAAGACAGAACTGAGTCACACGTTTATATTCTGAAGATGCTTTTAATGGAGTTTAAAGGTCATTTGAACATGAGGCAACAGACCTGAGGGTAGACGCCATCTTTAATGTGTCAcgaatgaaaacaaggctgacAAAACATATTTCCCAAACATTTCCAgttaaaaaaaacgaaacaagAGAGAAAACCCAACCTACTGAAAGCATGTTTTCAcacatatcaaattaaatatgacaGTCCACCACAAGCGAGTTCTACACTGTAAACACTGTTTTTGTGCCGTAAGACAGCGATTGTCAATCACTCATGCAACAGTTATAATCTAGTGTATGGAGTGTGATGCATCATGGTACAAGTACCATAACTTGTGTACAATGTTAAGCATTCATAACATAAGTGCTGCTGCATGCACGAGCATCAGTAACAGACACTTGCATAGAGAAGATCTCTGGAGGATTGTCCATTCAAAGCTGTAAACCGTTAATGTGCACAGAAATCACCGTATATGGTGTATATGCATTGCACATGATGGTGCAGTCCTGCAGATGAAGCTCTAGCAGAATGGATTCTATTGCTGGAATGACTAGAATTATGAGTTTCCAACTAGCATTAGCATTCAGTCTTCGTCAAACCGGTGATGAGCTGTTGTTAACAGATTTGAAGAACATACAGGATGCTGGAATATCATCCTTTTTATGTTCCGACTAGGGCGAAAACAACAGAAGACTTCTTCAAATACAAGCCAATTATTTGACTATCTTtctagaaagaaaaacaaaacaatgtctgTTGATATTTAAACATCAGAGGGTTCAAGCTATGGGTTTAATGCAGGAACTCTTTTGCAAATGGCAAGAAAAAATCTTTTTTGGGGGGGACAAACACTTAACAGTCAGAACTGTGGGATATAactgtgaaaactgcaaaacagaAATGAGAAGTGCGAGATAAAGAGTCGGTTACCtatttttcaaaaacagaaaaatagaaTTCTGAGagaaattcagaattgtgagatgtaaattgGAACCCCTGGAATCGCGAGATGTAAATTCAGAATTCTGAactgcgagatgtaaactcacaatgatgaggaaaaaaaagtcagaagtgtgagagaattttttttttttaagtctccaCATATCAGAGACTTTTTGCCGATAAATGGGGAAAAACGTCCTGTTGTTGAGGATGACTGTAAACATTTAGCTCAGTGTTAACAATGCGACACTTTTACTGCATTCAGTCTTTCCCAAAGCCAGAACATCACAGACCTGTGGAGAGTGAAAGTGTTATCCGTAGACTCTGAGTGCTAGTGCTCTGGGAATGGGTCTGTAGTGCTTCCCTGAATACATGCAGGAATATGGAGCTGGAAAACAGCAGCATGGAGGTGTTTGAGTGAAAGTTGAGATGAGTGTGCTGTGTGCAGTGTGCAGTGTGCTGGCTCTCTAGCTCTCCTCCGTCAGAAAGTATCCCAGCTTGGCCACACTCATCTCTCTCCGCAGACGCATCACTTCCCAAAACATCTGCTGGACTGCAACCGCAGGAAAATTAcaattactaaatatatatatatagtgtgtgtgtgagaccctggaccacaaaaccaatcatcaTAAGGGTCATAAGATATATACATCATCCGAAAGCTGAATACATTTCCCTTGATGAATGGTTtatgatcagacaatatttgtcagagacacaactatttgaaaatctgaaatgtgagtgggcaaaaaaatttaaatctaatgagtaatgagaaaatcatctttaaatttgtccaaatgaaattcttagcaatgcatattacttatcaaaaattatgttttgatatatttatggtaggaaacatacaaaatatcttcatggaatatgatcttaacttaatatcctaatgatttttggcataaaataaaaatatgcaatattgttggctattgctacaaatatactcatTCTACTTCTGACTGGAtatgtgctccagggtcacatatactagtactaaaaatacttataaaatttttatatatatatatatatatatatatatatatatatatatatatatgtaatataaatataaaaataaataatttttattcttattattatatatttaaattagttgtgaataaaatacacataaaatatacaaatatacataacttaatataaatatgtaatatttaaagtaataaatatatttttcttttcacttgCAATTTTATATGgaattttaatatatatcaaatataattgtattaataagtTAGTTGGGTTAAgatctttttcattatttctttgaatccaagatattttttaaatctaaactaAACTAATCCTAAACAGTCATTCATAAACTGAATTCTAGGAGACTAGTAAACAGTTGATAACTCACCGTCCTGTCTGACGAGGCCCTGCTGGATGTACCTGATGTAAGTGAAGAAATTACACACGGCGGTGATCTGTGAGGAGAGAACGCTGTTTATTAACCCCGTCCTGGAATAAACACCTGAGAACTGATTATGAAGAATGAGTGAGTATAGACACATACTCGTGCCCTGCTAGACGGAGATATATAGTAGTAATTCTCTTTATCTCCCAGTTTGATGCGATGTCGGCAGGGGCGGGACATGCCGCTCAGCGCACATttactgtgaagagagaaaagAGAACACTGGTCAatagagctgtcaatcaaatgaCTAGACACTCTTAACAGCCAATGAGATACAAGCCCACAGAAAACCTGTTACTTTCAACATAAACGATTCTAACACTGAAACCTGAAGACAcaaaaatatcaattaaatatataatataaaataaatattatgtcaATTATACAAAGTGAGATGCACATTGCAAGACAAGGGGTTTTCgcaaaaaataattgaattaggtgtaaaaaaaaaaaaaataataataaaataataattctccgGACAGAACAGAAACGGATGTGTTAGTGTAAACAGGATTTCATGCACATCTGGTTCTTGCACTGACTTACGTTTCTATGGGTGTCCGGCAACCGCTGTGAAAACAACCCCAGATCAAACAGTGATTAAAGAGGGATTGAAGTGAGACTTCCCAGATCAAAGTGCAATCGCTCGGATTCATGTGTATTTGTTTCCCCCAATGCAGGCAGAATTAAAGAGGGTCCCACACGCCGAATCAAAGACGCTTAACTTTGATCTGGACTTATCAAAAGCAGAAGCCAGGTGAAGCACTGGCTGCTATAAtggtattaaattaaatgtaattatataatttatatagctttCTAAAAATGCAAAGTGCATCATAATTTGCATTCTGTCAAATTtgaaaagaaatgcaaacatgctCACATAACTTCATTATTtgctttcaccttttttttttttattgttcagcaTGCATTTTTAATTGGATTTGTCATTATATGAATAAAAGATATTTAGTGCACATTATTGGAAGATGTAAATCAGCATTTTTCTGAGTGAAAAGAGAACAAATTGATTCTGATGCATGCATGATTTTTCACAATTCCTTGAATTCGTCTGATTGGCCAAAAGCGTGAAAGAGGGTGAATGATGTGTTTTGTTTAAATGGATTCATCCATCCATGACTTACTTGGGTCCTCCCCTTTCGAGGGCTTTGACCGTGTGCAGAGACGACATGGCGATGGGCTCGATGGTGAGAGAGTTATTCTCCACTGCGCACTGGACCGACTGAGACAACTGGAGGAAAAACACAAGAGAacgtcagagagagagaggaaacagAGGATCCGAGGAAGACGTGTGCACACACACCTCAGAGCAGGTGAATGAGAGACATGGCCCGATATCTTCTCTGTACACCCTGCTGATGAACGCTGAGGAGCGATCCAGACTGGGCGCCTCCTTCCACGAGAGGAACTCTGCGAACAACACAGAGTCCAACtagataaaagagagagagagagagtttagttTATCCTGAATAAAGGGATagatcaaccaaaaatgaaaattacaccaTAATTTAACCACCCTCAAGCCAtgctaggtgtatatgactttcttctttattttaatgggtgttatttttcaacagtcaaaaagaagtccaataaagtgcatccatccataataaaaagtgcctcacatgCATCAATTTACTCCAGGAGGCCTTGATTCACCCTCCGGAGACATTtgaggcacattttattatggatggatgtactttattggacttcttttggactgttgaaaaataacacccattcactgccattataaagcttgggtgagccagaacatttttaatataactcaaatATAACTGATTGGATttgtatgaaagaagaaagtcatatacgcctaggatggcttgagggggaataaattatggggtagttttgatttttgggtgtactatccctttaaccattcaattaattaatgttaCTTTCATAAGTCATTTCCTTTTCTTAAATGTGGTGATTGctattttcttttgtttcccagcggaaaaaaagataaaactagCCAAAGTGGTTTACTGGTGTAACCTGGGCACCACACtggtgttattttagtagtatttatatatttatatttattcatgtttttaattagcccttatttttacactttttatttatttttagtagttgttaatatacattattaatatatttttagtaattgtttttattatttgtaaaactttttcaatattattatgtattaatatatattaataataattaaatatgtaaatataagtaattattatattaaatatacattttcattaaattaatgtattaaaattttaCATATCTAGAActatttgattcttttttttagtatttataatttttgggttggggttttcatttttatattttcattattttgatatttattaatatatttcattaacaacattattttaatatgtattgtattatctccaaaaaataatataatttattattataaatatataatatataattgttttagtatttattaatgttttgaactagctatatatatatatatatatatatatatatatatatatatatatatatataatttgtatgttcatatatttgtatatgttcaaatatttttattaacatcatttatttattaacatttattaatatttcattattttacagtatttattcatatttattttcagatttcagaGTTTTTTAATATTGGAATCTATTTAGCTGTAGTTTATTTGTAGTTTTAGTACTTCGATAAACTTCAATAAAACTAGCTGCCAAgacagcatttctcattttcatttcagttattaatttcatctaatattttactttatttcagatttgtttaaatgaacaaaaactatttttattgcttttagtTCACGATAACAACACCACGCTGACCAGACTGGTCTAGGACTGATCAGACCAGctaaaccaccttaaaccagcaAAGACCAGCAAACCAGTTTAGGCTGTCTTTCTCAAAgcaagaaaactaaataaatgaagaTCTATTTCGGAACCCTTTGTACCCTGTTGCCATTGAGACCTGCCAGGGTTGAGGCACAGGTCACACAGAGCAGCTGACCAGGAATCAGACACACAGTATCAGAGAGAGGAGAACAGGAACTGCACAGACAGAGAAATACAGAGCCATGAGGAGGTGCAGAGGAGGAGGAAAACAGAGGAAGACCAAACCCTCATCATGCAGCTACAGCCTAAAACTAGTCCCCAGAAGCCCGTGGTCTCTTCCAGGAGTGTGTTTGCACCTCTTTGTCCTCCCGGTTTAGCGCCACATCTTTCGGCGTGGGCTCTGTTGGCAGCTGTAGGACACCGCTGGCGCTCTTGTTGCGCGTGTGGCCCCCGGGACGAGACGAGGCCCGACTGGAGCCCGGAGACAGCAGCTGAGGATGGAGCTGGCGGTTCGGGGACGAGGGTGTAGAGGTCAGCACCAGGGTTTTCAGAGCAGAGACCTCCGCCTGCAGGACGTCAATCTGAGAAGACAGACGTATTTTGAGACTCAAGAGCCTGAAGTGAGCAGAGAGTGAGACAGAAGGAGTGAGACAGCACCTTGCCCTGGGCTTCCTTCAGCTGCTTCTCAGCTGCCGCTTGTTTCACGTTGGCCTCTCGCACCATCTTATGGGCCTCCTAGAAACgagagatgaacacacacacaggtttgtgACATTAAatacttttgggaaacagacATGTCCTGTGTCTGACATGCTTAACTTCATcgaaaattagcattttttttcaaattagcATCGAGAAAAGCATTTTTTATGGTTATTATGCATGCAGCATTTTCAGCCAATTTTTACAGAAATGCTGAGACtacatgtaacattttaaaacattattaattaaacaaaaataaaattacaactataaataaatatgattcattattattatatattttttaaatgcattacaaaattaaattgtaaaatgtttttaaatgtaatattaattgtaaaactatatcaaatacttttttaaattacaaatataattagaaattaaaaataaaattaaaattgtaaataaaacttaattattaattatagaaattataaaatatttttatatttaagaaatgatatattaaattttagatttacaatttttttttacattaattgtgAGTATccataaatcaacaaataaataaataaatattatttatttttaaatgtagttagatgaatatcattaattattttttaaaatatatataatttattacaatatttcatcatattaaattgttgatttgttttacaataaaaaataatttgtcaccacaacatcatttaaaatgagcTACTAGAGGCATAATGATTATAAAAAGTTTAGAATAGTGGCACTGTTTGACGACCAAAGATACAATCCCTTGGATAAATTCAACAATAAAGCTCAAATGTAATAGAATGTCAATCGTCGTGGCACATGTGTCAGTCTCTCTGCACTGAGACACAATAGTCTTTGTTCACTGTCTGCTGTCAGTGATGACGTCACATTAGTCCCGCCCACCTCAAAAAGACTGGCAGTCAATTCCTCCAATTCCTGCTCCAGCTGGTTCCTGACGTGAGACAGTCTGACACACTCCTCGTCTTTCAACTTCAGCTCCTGAAAACACAGACGAGAGTCTATCAAGCATATTTGAATAGAACTGATTTGGATAGGAGAGCTTGTTAAATAAACAGCAGTctacccaaaactgaaaatttgctgaaaaacacAAAGCTTTTCTCTTCTCAAGATGTTAAGTGATGAACTAGAGtgctgtgtattattgtgatgttttcatcagctgtgtttggactctcattctgacggcacccattcacatccactggtgagcaagtgatgcaatgctacatttctccaaatctgatgaagaaacaaactcatcctaatcttggatggcctgagggtgagtacatcttcagcaaattttcatttctgggtgaactattcctttaaagaaccAAAGCACTGATCTGAAGAACCTACAAGGAAGTCTCAAGAACCTCAAAATGGTTCTTGgtgcagaacagaacagaacatgtGGCACCTTCTGTGCAGCATCCAGCTGCTCTCGGAGGAATTCTGTTCCCTTCTCCTTGATCTCCAGAGAGGAGCTCCTCAGACGGGACATGTTGTACGTCTCTCGTCTGTGTGCtcctgcctcctcctcctcctcctcctccgggGGCTTCTTCTTCTCCTGCTGCCCCCCATCACCCCCCAGTCCAGGCCTCAGATCCGGCTCCAGGTCTACTAACCTGCAAGATTCACCATATCAAAAATCCTAAAGGAATATGTTCAGGACGCATATTGGACATTTAAAGTCTAAATTAGATCCCACTGTGATTCCTAACTGTCCTGTTGCCAGCGTCGGGAAGTAACTAGTTGCATgtaattcaaatttaattaaataataaatgtaaatgtaatcagttGCAGTTACTgagaaaatgtgtaattaaattacagtcacttatgaaaatgttaatggttacaaagggggttacatttgaatattttcacacacacacacacacacacacacacacacacacacagattaaattACAGTGACTGCTCTAAAacatgagacaccaatgtttcaggattTTAGGACACATGCTTAATTGATAACCGTTTTAATTCCTATTTGGGTTTATATACATGCTCTAAGATTTTTttcaaggcattgttagatgcctgTGTCTCTAGTCATATACATGCAAAGATTTGACTTTGACTAAAACAGTATCTAGCTATTAAACTATTCCTTGTTAGGATCTTAAATCAGTAGCCTATTTAACCTGAtcagtgattttaaagaataaaaagaggtgctaaagtctgattttgtggtagCTGCGCTttaaaattaaactattattataatctgaattcaagtgatgaaggttTGTGAAAGTCTGTCAGTGTTGAGTTCTGCCTTGCTTTCaatgtttcaaaatgattcaTAGCTGAAAGCATTTAGTTAGAAATTTAGAAACGTAATCAAAAAGTATGTAATCATTAACAtcactttaataaagtaattgaaatggTAACACTACTtcctacattttaaataacatagcttagtaaccttcccaacactgccaATAGGAGTCGAAGAACATCCAAACAAGGACCATTTCCAAATTCCTTTTACAATATAAGAATAAACTAGTCATGAAAACATAACGCCACACCCTCCTTTATATAGTGTGACAAAGCAGTTAATGGTTTCGTACACGATCAAAATCAGCACTGATTGAACTTTAGGGCGGTTTATGTAACTCTGCGCTCGGCGGTAAGTTAGTCGCGGTATTTTCCGTCTGCGCTCCCCGCCCTTCCCCTCACCGCGCCCGGCTACAGGAATCCCGCGACCCGCGGTCACCGCACACCCGCTCGCGTCAACAGTAATAATGTGACAAAGTTACAATATAATGTGACAAAGTTACAGTGTTACAAAGTTGCAGCTCCGCTTTCCCGAAATGAACAGAGAAACCAGTAAGAAAAATACCTACAGATCTCGCTGAAGTTTTCCGAACCCGAGTGAGCTCTACAGCTGAGATCTAATCCGGATAAACACTCCGGAATCCGGATCCGAGCCACAAGTCCGTGATGTTTTGTTTTGGGTCAGACCGTTTTGGCAGACCTTCCTCTGAGATTGAGCAGGAAAAATGTCCAGCTGTCAAT is from Carassius auratus strain Wakin chromosome 25, ASM336829v1, whole genome shotgun sequence and encodes:
- the rab3il1 gene encoding guanine nucleotide exchange factor for Rab-3A isoform X2 produces the protein MDAFEGIHRVQLSSSPPARSRSVQGYEVLVARNSGIAVYSSPTFFGKGDFTDQHTAEEERCPVGRLVDLEPDLRPGLGGDGGQQEKKKPPEEEEEEEAGAHRRETYNMSRLRSSSLEIKEKGTEFLREQLDAAQKELKLKDEECVRLSHVRNQLEQELEELTASLFEEAHKMVREANVKQAAAEKQLKEAQGKIDVLQAEVSALKTLVLTSTPSSPNRQLHPQLLSPGSSRASSRPGGHTRNKSASGVLQLPTEPTPKDVALNREDKELDSVLFAEFLSWKEAPSLDRSSAFISRVYREDIGPCLSFTCSELSQSVQCAVENNSLTIEPIAMSSLHTVKALERGGPNKCALSGMSRPCRHRIKLGDKENYYYISPSSRARITAVCNFFTYIRYIQQGLVRQDVQQMFWEVMRLRREMSVAKLGYFLTEES
- the rab3il1 gene encoding guanine nucleotide exchange factor for Rab-3A isoform X3; protein product: MSRLRSSSLEIKEKGTEFLREQLDAAQKELKLKDEECVRLSHVRNQLEQELEELTASLFEEAHKMVREANVKQAAAEKQLKEAQGKIDVLQAEVSALKTLVLTSTPSSPNRQLHPQLLSPGSSRASSRPGGHTRNKSASGVLQLPTEPTPKDVALNREDKELDSVLFAEFLSWKEAPSLDRSSAFISRVYREDIGPCLSFTCSELSQSVQCAVENNSLTIEPIAMSSLHTVKALERGGPNGCRTPIETKCALSGMSRPCRHRIKLGDKENYYYISPSSRARITAVCNFFTYIRYIQQGLVRQDVQQMFWEVMRLRREMSVAKLGYFLTEES
- the rab3il1 gene encoding guanine nucleotide exchange factor for Rab-3A isoform X1: MDAFEGIHRVQLSSSPPARSRSVQGYEVLVARNSGIAVYSSPTFFGKGDFTDQHTAEEERCPVGRLVDLEPDLRPGLGGDGGQQEKKKPPEEEEEEEAGAHRRETYNMSRLRSSSLEIKEKGTEFLREQLDAAQKELKLKDEECVRLSHVRNQLEQELEELTASLFEEAHKMVREANVKQAAAEKQLKEAQGKIDVLQAEVSALKTLVLTSTPSSPNRQLHPQLLSPGSSRASSRPGGHTRNKSASGVLQLPTEPTPKDVALNREDKELDSVLFAEFLSWKEAPSLDRSSAFISRVYREDIGPCLSFTCSELSQSVQCAVENNSLTIEPIAMSSLHTVKALERGGPNGCRTPIETKCALSGMSRPCRHRIKLGDKENYYYISPSSRARITAVCNFFTYIRYIQQGLVRQDVQQMFWEVMRLRREMSVAKLGYFLTEES